In Planctomycetia bacterium, the genomic stretch GACGTGCCCGAGGGGATCGCGGGTAAGGCCTCCACTGCCGCGGCCTGGTCCATCACGCCCAGTTTGGTGTACGTGTTCATCGTCAAGTTGATGTCGCAATGCCTGGCCAGGAGTTGGGCCGTCTTTGGCGTCACGCCGGAGCGGCTCAGGTTGGTAATGAACGTCCCCCGCAGGGCGTGGAAGTCCACGACCTGCCCCTGGGCGTCCTCGTAGGCCAGGAAGGACGACCGCTCGCGCCCTGCTCGCTCTTGCTCGTCCGCGGCCTCAGCGATCCAGGACTTTCGTGCGGCGGCCAAGTCTTAGCGGATCATTTCGGCCGTACGCTTATTGGCGACGGTGAAAAGCGGCGCGGAATCCTTGGCGTTCGCCTTCTCCGTGATCCAAGCCTCGATCCGGACGGCCAATTCCCGGCGCAGGGGAATGACGTCGCGCCGGCGGCGCTTCGAGTAGCCGGCTTCAACTGTCATGGTCGGCGGATCGGACTGAAAATCGAAGGAACGCATCGTGACCGAGCCAATCTCGTTCCGGCGAAAGCCGGTGTAGCAAGCGATGATGTAGAGGATTTCGCGGTCCCGCCCGGCCACATGCTGAATCATCGGCCCATTTGCCGCGGCGTCCAACAGACGGGCGAACTCCTCCTCCGACAACGGCCGCCGAACCCGACGTCGATCCGTCGCCTCATTCATTTTAGCGAGGTGTGCCAACCGGTCATCACTTGTGCGCCGGTCCCTCACCAACCACCGGGAGAATGACTTGATCGCCCCCAGGTAATGGTTGCTGTTCGCAGCGCCCTTTCCGTCGGACCGAAGCTGTGCCAGATAGCTCTGCACGCCGCTAGCGGAGATGTCGTTGATGCGATCGAATTTGCAGCCGTCGACTACGGAACGAACGCGTTGCTCCGTCTTGACGACGTGGGCCTCGGTCCCGCCTTTGTCTCTGAGGTACTTTCGGTAGTCGTCGAGATGTTCCGCCAGCCGCCGCCTTTGATGTCCCTCGAAAGGGCTCTCCAGCCCGGCGACTCGGCGTTCGACGCGCAAAACGTGTTCGTTTAGCATCGTCCGTGCTGCGGCCTTGTCGGACGCGAGCGGAACGCGCTTTTCGACGCCATTCTCGTCGCGAAAGCGGCCCCACCACTTGCGGGACTTGGTCTTCGTTTTCTTGCCGGACTTGGTGTCGTTGACGATGACCGGCTTCTTGTAAAGGCTTGCCACTGCAATCTCTCCTGTCGCGGCCGTGCTCGGCCAACACTTCACAGTTTCCTCGTTCCGCCGACGAACTCAAGCTCCATTTAGGGCGCGGGAAGGTATCCGATAAAGCGCCCGCAAACGCGACATGTCGTACGAATCCGGCCATCGCCGCTAGGTTGGTCTACCCAATCGGCATGATCGCAAATTGTGCATCGTTGCGCTGGCCAGCTTTTTTCGCGAAGTGTCGCGATGATTTGATCCCGTTGTGAGGCGATGGCCTCGCGCAATGCAATTGTTAGAGCGCCGTCTGGAGCGCGAAATCTCAGCCGATTCCCTTCCAGCCAAAGGGTGATCTTCCGCTCGCGAAGATGTGCCAGTAAGCCCAGGCCGTTCAAAGCTCGCCCTCCACGAATCGCACCGCGGAAACGCCGCAGGCGTGAAGGGAATGGTCCAGCGGATCTGGTTGCTCCAATGTCGAACGCGAGCTAGCCGCGAAGACGTCCTCCGCGATTTCGGATGAGCCCCCGCCAGAGCAACTGGAACCACCAGACCAACCTTGAGAGGCCGGGATGTCCCCAACCTGCGTCACGCACCATAGCGCGGTGCCGTGCGAATCACGCTTGTCGAGCGCCATACCGCCGACGTTCCGGCCACGAAGATGTGCCAATTTGTTGCCGAGGGACCGCGGGCTAGGCAACTTTCCGTACGGGGCCGGGCAGAGTTCAATTACTGCCGCTCGGACGAGTTCGTATTTGGAATGTTCGGCGGCCAAGTAGTCGATCAGCTTCGAGGAGGTGAGCCCGGTCCCTTCGGGATCGATTTCGCGCCACCCACGAATTAATGCCCGAAGTGCTTGGGCCTCACGGTCGGACGACATGGCCAGCTCTTGTCGCGTCGCACCAGGATCGGGCAGTCCTGCCCAGACGAGTGCTTGGCGGACCAAGTCGGACCAGCCCTCGAACGAGCCCCACGGCTTGAGGTCCTGTCGCGGGCGACCGGCTTGGCAGTAGGCGGATAGAATCGTCAGTGCGGACGCCAACAAACGCCGGCGTTGGCCGAGGAGCCAAACCAGCAAATTCGGGTGCTGGAATCCCTCCCGCTCTTCCGGGTTCTCAAGCTTCGAGTCCAGCCGGATGTGGCAAACCCGACGACTAGGCTCTGTTGACGATTAAATCCGCTTTAGGCGGATGAATCCGAGGGCCAGTTGGATGATTGCCAGAAATGTTTGTTTCAGTTTTTCGTAGCGAG encodes the following:
- a CDS encoding tyrosine-type recombinase/integrase, which translates into the protein MASLYKKPVIVNDTKSGKKTKTKSRKWWGRFRDENGVEKRVPLASDKAAARTMLNEHVLRVERRVAGLESPFEGHQRRRLAEHLDDYRKYLRDKGGTEAHVVKTEQRVRSVVDGCKFDRINDISASGVQSYLAQLRSDGKGAANSNHYLGAIKSFSRWLVRDRRTSDDRLAHLAKMNEATDRRRVRRPLSEEEFARLLDAAANGPMIQHVAGRDREILYIIACYTGFRRNEIGSVTMRSFDFQSDPPTMTVEAGYSKRRRRDVIPLRRELAVRIEAWITEKANAKDSAPLFTVANKRTAEMIR